The bacterium genome segment TCCCAGTAAAAGGGCAATACCCACCCCCGTGAAACACGGTATCATATAGGTTTTGGACGCAGCAACAACACGTACGAAAACATCCCTGCCCAGATGGTCTGTCCCGAAAATAAACGTCCTCGGAGGGGATGAAGTGGTTTTGTCAGCTCCGACGGTTTCAACCGGGTTATTTACTTCCCCCAATGAAGGAAGGGATTCCTCGCTGATAGATACCCGGTTCGATGTATTATCGGGTTTGAGCGTCTGAATTTCAGAGGGCAACTCCGGAACACCTTCAGCATCGGGGCGTGATTCCGGTTTCAGTATAGGTATTGTATCCCCGTCGGTTCTCCGTGTCGACATGTCTTTACCGCGTAAAGTCAAAGCCCTGAGAATGGAAACCGTGGGCGGATACGAAATATAATCCGCATTTGTCTCTTCCGGATTTCTGGATTTCATCGCAAATGATGCTCCGATCATTGTCAGCAATACGATAATGCCGAGCGCGATGGAAAATATCCCTCTCCTGTATAAATAACCGATTTTTCTCACGGCACCCGACAAATCCGGCTCCTTTTTTACACTGCGGTACTGGCTCTGATTCGGGGATCGATCAAATAAAAAAGAAATATCTTCATAATCCGTGAAAATATTACAATACAGGTAAACACAAACACGACTGCCAGCACCAGAGGATAATCGACTATGTATTCCTGGGAGTATTTAAAGGCCATTGCGGCGTCCACGCCTAATTTTCCAAGGCCATTCCAGTTAAAAACATTTTCAAGAATGACAGCGCCGCTGATGAGATAGGTGATCCGTGCATCGATCAGGCTCACCACATCGAGGAGGAGATTCCTGGCAACATGCCGTGTAACGGAAGCCCCGCGGGCACGAACGGCTTTTATAAACTCGGTGTTCAGAACTGTTCTGACACTGCTCCTGATTCCCCCGCTCAGTTCGATCAGATTACCGTTGCCGATACCGAGCAGCGCCGGAGGAATGATGTACATGACGATCCAGAGGGGAAACTTCTGGTCGATGACTCTGTCAATATTCCAGAATTCATTATAATCGACATTTACCTTGTTGGTTCTGATATACAGAAAAACGAGGACAAAAGCCACCATCCCGAGAATATAAACCGGTATGGAAGAAAAAAGGTATGAAACAAAACGAAGAAATCGCACAAAAGGATGCGACTCGTTTGTTGCCCACAAAACTCCTATAAGAAGAGACGACAGTACAGCAATTACAAGAGCGACCGACAAAAACAACATAGTTACCGGAAAACACTTGAAAACTGCTGTGCTGACCTTTGCGGGATGGGTAAGGGAAAAACCAAAATCAAGCTGTACGGCTTTTCCAAGCCA includes the following:
- a CDS encoding ABC transporter permease, which gives rise to MMTRKEILLVLNFAREIAKAVSIFVFVTLSVFLFIHWMPGSNADEWSLDPGSAARTDQPVFLKYCTWLGKAVQLDFGFSLTHPAKVSTAVFKCFPVTMLFLSVALVIAVLSSLLIGVLWATNESHPFVRFLRFVSYLFSSIPVYILGMVAFVLVFLYIRTNKVNVDYNEFWNIDRVIDQKFPLWIVMYIIPPALLGIGNGNLIELSGGIRSSVRTVLNTEFIKAVRARGASVTRHVARNLLLDVVSLIDARITYLISGAVILENVFNWNGLGKLGVDAAMAFKYSQEYIVDYPLVLAVVFVFTCIVIFSRIMKIFLFYLIDPRIRASTAV